The Flavobacterium commune genome contains a region encoding:
- a CDS encoding SusC/RagA family TonB-linked outer membrane protein: MSAQDNKIVVSAVVLDTKGVQVPGAIITDSNNVTTIANEVGEFALTVEANSTLSVKASGYKLSTVQAKSDLKTIVLQLDKSNLVNVAFNKVDKVDILGGVSNVNIEGMLHTNYSLFSLDNLSSFIPGYHGNIWGMNSKLVIVDGVPRDEFNVLPFEIDDITVLKSAAAVALYGSRAAKGVVSITTKRGTAKKSRFDVRFNNTLYTPKRYAEYLGSAEYMTLFNEALVNDGIAPLYSNEEIANYASGSNPFRYPDVDFYSFKNINKFARRSEIVTEYNGGTESAQFYVNVGNYNTTSLLDIGNGKKEGENRFNVRGNLDIKINDMISTKINTNVTFYDNNTAQGNFWGAAATLRPNLIAPLIPLSYLGNLDAGSQARLSTNPFIIDGQYILGGTQTQATNPFADIYTRGTRQATTRKYQFDATINFDLAKVLKGLSFDTQFAIDYNTSYAQNISDNTYAVYVPTWTGDNITSLSQIGNNVNNNSRTLEASYQRQTLFFSGAFKYKNTFNKVHNVSSMLVAHGYKLAESQVYHAIGSANLGFQAAYNFKQKYYLDFTANYVHSARFVEGNRGAFSPTASIGWRISNEDFLANSSFIDDLKLTASAGILNTDLDFESLIASNGAYFLERDVYSTNNGAYFSWQEGRQLRATDIQRVGNPDLTYQQRREISFGIEGSLFKNKLQFNASYFAHQLTGIPINDVNLYPSFLSVQFPSASSFVPYVNYNADNRQGFDVGVSFNKRVNKVDLNVGMVATYYTADADIRNDITFEEAYQKRKGTPIDAIWGLKNDGFYTQQDIIDNDYPTPAFGNVKAGDIKYVDINNDGLVDNNDQVYLGRGGWAGSPLTLGLNMTAKWKHFSLFVLANQTSGSVGLKNSSYYWPTAGVNAKYSAALRDRWTPETAETATYPRLTTTAGANNYRNSDFWLFKNDRFNLARIQFSFDLPKEYLPSSGFIRNLGLYVNGNDLLLISKERKHMETNIGSMPQMRSFNMGLTATF, encoded by the coding sequence ATGAGTGCACAAGATAACAAGATTGTTGTTTCTGCTGTTGTGCTTGATACTAAAGGAGTACAGGTACCAGGCGCAATCATCACGGATAGTAATAATGTTACTACCATTGCTAATGAAGTTGGTGAGTTTGCATTAACTGTTGAAGCTAATAGTACTTTGTCTGTAAAAGCGTCTGGATATAAATTAAGTACTGTCCAGGCTAAGTCAGATTTGAAGACTATCGTATTACAATTGGATAAATCCAATTTAGTAAATGTAGCCTTCAATAAAGTGGATAAGGTTGACATTCTTGGTGGTGTTTCTAACGTGAATATTGAAGGAATGCTACATACTAACTATTCATTATTCAGTTTAGATAATTTATCTAGTTTTATTCCAGGTTACCATGGTAATATATGGGGGATGAATAGTAAGTTGGTTATTGTTGATGGAGTGCCTCGTGACGAATTCAATGTGTTGCCATTTGAAATTGATGATATTACAGTCTTAAAAAGTGCTGCTGCTGTAGCCTTATATGGAAGCCGTGCTGCTAAAGGGGTAGTTTCTATTACTACTAAGAGAGGTACTGCTAAAAAGAGCAGATTTGACGTTCGTTTTAATAATACGCTTTATACCCCTAAACGTTATGCAGAATATTTGGGTTCAGCTGAATATATGACTCTTTTTAATGAGGCTTTAGTAAATGATGGTATTGCTCCTTTATACTCTAATGAAGAAATAGCTAATTACGCATCAGGTTCCAATCCGTTTCGTTATCCAGATGTTGACTTTTATTCTTTTAAGAATATAAATAAATTTGCCAGACGTTCAGAAATTGTTACTGAGTATAATGGAGGAACTGAAAGTGCACAATTCTATGTTAATGTTGGGAATTACAATACTACTTCATTACTAGATATAGGAAATGGTAAGAAAGAGGGAGAAAATCGTTTTAATGTTAGAGGTAATCTGGATATTAAAATAAATGATATGATTTCTACTAAGATTAATACCAATGTTACTTTTTATGACAATAATACAGCACAGGGTAATTTTTGGGGTGCAGCCGCAACCTTAAGACCTAATCTGATAGCTCCTTTAATACCCTTGAGTTATTTAGGAAATTTAGATGCGGGTTCTCAGGCACGTTTAAGTACTAATCCTTTTATTATTGATGGTCAATATATTCTAGGAGGTACTCAAACACAGGCAACCAATCCTTTCGCAGATATCTATACTAGAGGTACAAGACAAGCTACAACTCGTAAATACCAGTTTGATGCTACTATCAATTTTGATTTAGCCAAAGTTTTAAAAGGTTTGTCTTTTGATACACAGTTTGCCATTGATTACAATACTTCTTACGCACAGAATATTTCTGATAATACTTATGCTGTTTATGTACCAACATGGACAGGAGATAATATTACTTCATTATCTCAAATAGGTAATAACGTTAACAATAATTCAAGAACTTTGGAGGCATCCTATCAGCGTCAAACCTTGTTTTTTTCAGGTGCTTTTAAGTATAAAAATACTTTTAACAAAGTTCACAATGTATCTAGTATGTTAGTAGCTCATGGTTACAAACTTGCTGAATCACAGGTGTATCATGCTATTGGTAGTGCTAACTTAGGTTTTCAAGCCGCTTATAACTTTAAGCAAAAATATTACCTTGATTTTACAGCAAACTATGTACATTCTGCTAGATTTGTAGAAGGTAATCGTGGAGCATTCTCACCAACCGCTTCGATTGGGTGGAGAATAAGTAATGAGGATTTTTTAGCTAATTCTAGTTTTATTGACGATTTAAAATTAACTGCAAGTGCAGGTATTTTGAATACGGATTTGGATTTTGAATCTCTTATTGCAAGCAATGGTGCTTACTTTTTAGAGCGTGATGTTTACAGTACAAATAATGGTGCTTATTTTTCATGGCAGGAAGGTCGTCAGTTGCGTGCTACAGACATTCAAAGGGTAGGTAATCCTGATTTAACTTACCAACAGAGGAGAGAAATCAGTTTTGGAATTGAAGGATCTTTGTTTAAAAATAAGTTACAGTTTAATGCTTCATATTTTGCACATCAGTTGACAGGTATTCCTATTAATGATGTTAATCTTTATCCTAGCTTTTTGTCTGTTCAATTCCCTTCAGCTAGTTCTTTTGTTCCATATGTTAATTATAATGCAGATAACCGTCAAGGTTTTGATGTAGGTGTATCTTTCAATAAGAGAGTGAATAAAGTTGATTTGAATGTAGGTATGGTAGCTACTTATTACACAGCAGATGCTGATATAAGAAACGACATAACTTTTGAAGAAGCGTATCAAAAACGTAAAGGAACGCCTATTGATGCTATTTGGGGGTTAAAGAACGATGGCTTCTATACACAACAAGATATTATTGATAACGATTATCCAACTCCTGCTTTTGGAAATGTTAAGGCAGGGGACATTAAGTATGTTGATATAAATAATGATGGTTTGGTTGATAATAATGATCAGGTTTATCTTGGTAGAGGTGGCTGGGCTGGATCGCCATTAACATTAGGTCTTAATATGACAGCAAAATGGAAACATTTCTCTTTGTTTGTTTTAGCAAACCAAACTAGCGGTTCTGTTGGATTAAAAAACAGTTCATATTATTGGCCAACTGCTGGAGTGAACGCTAAATATTCTGCTGCACTTCGTGATCGTTGGACACCAGAAACGGCTGAAACTGCTACTTATCCAAGGTTGACAACTACAGCTGGAGCTAATAATTATAGAAATTCAGATTTTTGGTTATTCAAAAATGATCGATTTAATTTAGCTAGAATTCAATTCTCATTTGATTTGCCAAAAGAGTATTTACCTAGTAGTGGTTTTATAAGAAATTTAGGTCTTTATGTTAATGGTAATGATTTATTATTAATTTCTAAAGAGAGAAAACATATGGAAACCAATATTGGTTCTATGCCACAGATGAGATCTTTTAATATGGGTTTAACGGCAACATTTTAA
- a CDS encoding RagB/SusD family nutrient uptake outer membrane protein — translation MIKNKNIFVILILSILFVGCTDVIDPADENIRDQNSTYNEPNFGLGLLTQGYTRIPTNGYNFSEVATDDAVSNDVSNGFLRLATGQWTASNNAADRWTSCFSGIQYMNIVLTEADKMTFAEDPIIDKLFKERIKGEAYGLRALFMFNLLQSHAGWVNGKLMGVPIYSEVLNKDSNFNVPRQDFNTCVAQIYKDVDSAAVRLPLNYRDIVNESDIPARYLAINATVGAYNRTMGLRYLGLVSGIIVKAIRSQTSLMAASPAFADGTANGSNETWANAAKHAAEVIAFKGGLTGLPTDFNSGVAWYRNTSQINGLTAGSNPPEVLWRAGTSNNNDLEREHFPPSLFGNGRVNPTQNFVDAFYANNGYPITHPSSNYNQNSPYANRDPRLAEFVNYHGRTAGVTNAQINMATGTQDPVNKVLTSTRTGYYMRKLLRQDVNYNPSGRNTQLHYRPRIRYTEMYLNYAEAANEAWGAVSDPEGYGYTAYDIIKVIRKRAMNLNTDPYLESIKNDKDAMRELIRNERRLELSFEGFRFWDLRRWKVPFSKLTEDAKGITVSGTLNAPVYSTPATVENRAYQNHMYYGPIPYLETLKFTNLLQNDLWNN, via the coding sequence ATGATTAAGAATAAAAACATATTTGTAATTTTAATTCTCTCTATTTTATTTGTTGGCTGTACAGATGTTATAGATCCAGCAGACGAGAATATTCGTGACCAAAATTCAACATACAATGAGCCAAATTTTGGTTTGGGCTTATTGACTCAAGGTTATACCAGGATTCCTACTAATGGCTACAATTTTAGTGAAGTAGCCACAGATGATGCAGTAAGTAATGATGTTAGTAATGGTTTTTTGAGGTTAGCAACAGGGCAATGGACGGCATCTAATAATGCTGCTGATCGCTGGACATCTTGTTTTTCAGGAATACAATACATGAATATTGTTTTAACTGAAGCAGACAAAATGACGTTTGCAGAAGACCCAATTATTGATAAATTGTTTAAAGAGCGTATTAAAGGAGAGGCTTATGGTTTACGTGCTCTTTTTATGTTTAATTTGTTACAGTCACACGCAGGTTGGGTAAATGGAAAATTAATGGGGGTTCCGATTTATTCGGAGGTTTTAAATAAAGATTCTAACTTTAATGTTCCTCGTCAGGATTTTAATACCTGTGTAGCACAAATTTATAAAGATGTGGATAGTGCAGCAGTTCGTTTGCCTCTTAACTATCGAGATATTGTTAACGAAAGTGACATTCCTGCACGTTACCTAGCGATTAATGCTACAGTTGGTGCATATAATAGAACGATGGGTTTGCGCTATTTAGGTTTAGTAAGTGGGATTATTGTAAAAGCAATACGTTCGCAAACATCTTTAATGGCAGCCAGTCCTGCTTTTGCTGATGGGACTGCCAATGGTTCAAACGAAACATGGGCAAATGCGGCTAAACATGCTGCTGAAGTTATTGCCTTCAAAGGTGGTTTAACTGGACTTCCAACTGATTTTAATAGTGGTGTTGCATGGTACAGAAATACATCACAAATTAATGGATTGACTGCGGGATCTAACCCTCCAGAGGTTCTATGGAGGGCAGGAACTTCAAATAATAATGATTTAGAACGTGAACATTTTCCTCCATCTTTGTTTGGTAATGGTCGTGTGAATCCAACCCAAAATTTTGTTGATGCTTTTTATGCAAATAATGGTTATCCAATAACACATCCTTCATCTAATTATAATCAAAATAGTCCTTATGCAAACCGCGATCCTCGTTTAGCAGAGTTTGTTAATTATCATGGAAGAACAGCAGGAGTTACTAATGCTCAAATTAATATGGCAACGGGAACTCAGGATCCAGTAAATAAGGTGTTAACTTCTACTCGTACAGGTTATTATATGAGAAAATTGTTAAGACAGGATGTGAATTATAATCCAAGCGGTAGAAATACGCAGTTGCATTACAGACCACGTATTCGCTATACCGAAATGTATCTTAATTATGCTGAAGCTGCTAATGAAGCTTGGGGGGCAGTTTCCGATCCGGAAGGTTATGGTTACACTGCTTATGATATAATTAAGGTTATTCGTAAAAGAGCAATGAATTTGAATACGGATCCTTATTTAGAGTCTATTAAAAATGATAAGGATGCTATGCGTGAGTTAATTCGTAATGAGCGTCGTTTAGAATTGTCTTTTGAAGGATTCCGTTTTTGGGATTTACGACGATGGAAAGTTCCGTTTTCAAAGTTGACTGAAGATGCTAAAGGAATAACGGTATCTGGAACATTAAATGCTCCTGTTTACAGCACGCCTGCAACCGTTGAAAATAGAGCGTATCAAAATCACATGTATTATGGACCAATTCCATATTTGGAAACTTTAAAATTTACTAATTTGCTTCAAAACGATCTTTGGAATAATTAG
- a CDS encoding DUF5627 domain-containing protein — protein sequence MKKLILFLLILISAAGCSNDPISFPDYDYSAVYFPYQFPVRTITFGEDIFDNTLDLQGKCEIMCALGGVYENKQDRIINIEIADTIPSGYNFTGTTRAIRAMPRNYYTLASNQIIIKKGSISGGVQVQLTDAFFADPLATANNYVIPLMMTTVTNADTILQGKPIVLGSKPRRLNGALWDVRAKDYVLYAVKYINTWHGQYLRRGRDIYSGNKVATTVRRPVDVVTYDASAADSQKWVFPLTTQSLNVLRFPIVYQDNASQNYNCILNLNFDQENNCVITSSDPTAYTVTGTGKFVKKGEKKSFGGLDRDVLYLDYTINHIGKGITTQTKDTLVMRNRGVVMEQFTPVLAP from the coding sequence ATGAAAAAACTAATTTTATTTTTATTGATATTGATATCTGCTGCAGGATGTTCAAACGATCCAATATCATTTCCGGATTATGATTATTCTGCAGTATATTTTCCTTACCAGTTCCCTGTGCGAACAATAACTTTTGGAGAAGATATTTTTGACAATACTTTAGATCTTCAGGGTAAGTGCGAAATTATGTGTGCTTTAGGTGGTGTTTATGAAAACAAACAAGACCGAATAATTAATATTGAAATAGCCGATACCATTCCTAGTGGTTATAATTTTACTGGAACCACTAGAGCCATACGAGCTATGCCAAGAAATTACTATACACTAGCATCAAATCAAATCATTATTAAGAAAGGGAGTATTTCTGGAGGTGTACAAGTGCAATTAACGGATGCTTTTTTTGCTGATCCTTTAGCTACAGCTAATAATTATGTAATTCCTTTAATGATGACTACAGTTACTAATGCTGATACTATTTTGCAAGGGAAACCAATTGTTTTAGGTTCTAAACCTAGAAGGCTGAATGGAGCACTTTGGGATGTTCGCGCAAAAGATTATGTATTGTATGCAGTAAAATATATTAATACATGGCATGGTCAATATCTTAGAAGGGGGAGAGATATTTATTCTGGAAATAAAGTAGCTACTACAGTTAGACGCCCTGTGGATGTTGTAACCTATGATGCCTCAGCTGCTGATTCTCAAAAATGGGTTTTTCCATTGACTACACAATCTTTAAATGTTTTGAGATTCCCAATAGTTTATCAGGATAATGCTTCGCAAAATTACAATTGTATTTTAAATTTAAACTTTGATCAAGAAAACAACTGTGTAATCACTTCTTCTGATCCGACAGCTTATACAGTTACTGGTACTGGAAAGTTTGTGAAAAAAGGTGAGAAGAAAAGTTTTGGAGGCCTTGACAGAGATGTTCTTTATTTAGATTATACAATAAATCATATAGGGAAAGGTATTACAACACAAACTAAGGATACTCTGGTAATGAGAAACAGAGGGGTTGTTATGGAACAATTTACTCCTGTTTTAGCTCCTTAA